ttgttgtgttaaaatattttatatttttaactttgtatcttacttatattattttctcaaaaattaatataagtatcttgtatgtttgcactttgcacccgaatcaTGTATCTTTGATTCCAACTTTAGTttatgttcataacttgtccaagttatctATTCTATCAAACTAGTGGGAGACCCACGCGTTGCGGCGGAGTCGAACATTTAATTTCTCATGTTAGTTTATGAATCACTTGCAAGAATTAGTAAATACCTTGAGCAATAATCTTAAACATATAAGAAAGCAAAGCATCAACTTGAAATTAAAAAGATTCGTCTTTAACTTAACACGTTTCAACTTTCAACAATTGAATAGTTAACTCACAGAGATTAGTATCCAttagggatgagcacggtactggtaccgaaattCGTCaaaactgggtaccggtaccgaaatatTCGGTaaggtacggtaccggtatttgaaggtaaaattcaGTATTTTACCATCAATAAAAAATTAACTTAACTATTGAATAACACAAGCAAAATGGTATCATGCTCAGCCTGTGCCTCCCGCAAGCTTCAAGCCGGCTTATTCATGAATGTTAAAATGACAAAACCAGAACATTGGTATCTACTGCTTCTGATTAACTGCCAACATTAGACATTTGTTCCTTCCATCGAACTAACGATTTAAGGAACTGTTTGACCTCTGAAGTGTCCCGAAGAGACAAGAAAGCTTTGCTTTCTTTGGGTACCGAAGATACCAGAATCCCATAACCTCGGTTTCCTTCTCTTAACACCTAATAAAAGTTAGAACATAATCAATGACTTGATCTAACAACATTGTTGAAACAAACTCTACTAAAGTTACACCTTGAATGCATCTTCGTCTGTTCTATCTTCCCCAATATAAATTGGAAGCACATCATTAGCATTGCTTAGCCCTGTGATCATATATATGTTATATAAAGTAGTGGTTTATACTTCATTTGGCATAGAAAGTGAAAAAAAATGGACATACCAAGCGATTCGAGTAAAAATTCAACCGCTTTCCCTTTGTCCCAATCAATCAAAGGACGGACCTCTAAAACCTGCAAATAAACAAACTTGAGTTTTTTAGAAACATGGATTATGTATAACACACGAGTATTATTCaaatagagtaaaatgtcatttccgtccctgaggtttgaccagttttgttactttcgtccaaaggtttgtttttccgcatttggatccaaaaggtttgaaatcttgccattttcatccggctcgttaactccatccatttttctccgttaagccaggggtattttcgtctttttttatttagtaagggtattttgaATATTTTACATTATGCCAAATGCTTTTACATACAGTGGAAAAGATGAAAATACCTGTAACTTAACAGAGAAATATGAATAgagttaatgagccggatgaaaatgacgagatttcaaaccttttggatccagatgcagaaaaacaaacctttgtacgaaagtcgcaaaactggccaaacctaagggacgaaaatggcattttactgaTTCAAATATAACAAACTTTATAAAATGCAGTGTTTATATTACCTTCCGTCTGTGAGTTAATGTCAAACGAGGATAATCTTTCAAGATATCATGAACACGTTGTGCAATCATAGGCCAGCTCTGCAACACGTATGAATTAAATATTTGTATAagaatattttaaaaaaaaaaacatcaacaatATGCAAAACCAAAGAGTTCCTCACCTTCTCATCAAAGTTACGATAATGTACAGAAGTACAAAATTTATGATTTTCCACAGATGCCCCTGGGATATCCTTCGTTACCTCAACAAGGGTCCTGAAAACCTCATTGATCATTGGTATGAACTCTCTAGCAGGTTGGAACAAATTTATTTCCATACCCTGCTCATAAAAAACAAAGATTGCTTCAAAAAATACAACGCAAATAGGCAACTTATAGAGGGGACAAAAGGTCAACCAATTTACATTTTTTCAATAATGCTAAATTTGAAGAGAGGTTGTGGTAGCAGTGGTATCCTTTGAACAaatcaaaccaaactttgtttaacaTTGAATAGACCGACAATGATAACATCAATGCCTCCCATAGAGATTTATATCTCATATCTCTATAATAAATTAAACTTTATGTTGTATTTCTAAAATCATGGAGAAGCTGCCTTCGTTGTACGAAGAGAAGGATTCGAAAAATAAATCTGGTCGGTTTTCGTTTTCTGCAGAATACGATCAGGTAGAACATGAATTACTAAAAGATGCCTTGTTTCAAGATACCATACCACTGTTTGGTTCATATGAGCATAAGATGCAGGAGCTGTAGATGATATCGAATCTCAATATTCCGAGCTTATCAAACCACGAGCGCGAAGTCATGATCATGTGGCTAGTTAACTTTTATAAACTACATTATTCTGTACAAAAGATTATATAAAAAACGAAGTCTCACCTTACAAAGTATAGATCCGGCAGATTTTGTATGCTCCTGCTTGACAATCCGAGAGGTATGCAATCAAAATAAGAAAAGTGAGAATTACACCCAAATTAAAGAGAGACAGAGGAATAAGCTTCGAACCTGATAAGACGAGATGCAGGTGCAAAAGTGTGCGGCTGATTTCCATGGCCGACTTCTCAACCATTTGATCAATTTCTACACCCATTCATGGATTTCAAGTGTATCTCTGTTGGCGGAAAGAATTCAAATAATCACAGATAGGAGCCGATGAGACGAAGTTTATGATGAAGTTCACCTGCATGAAATTGTAGCACTCTCTCCCGATAGACTCATTTTCCACTATCGCAAAAATAAGCGAGCATGGGATAATGGACAACGTATGACGCATAGCTGTCTCTCTGAATATTAACCGCCCACTCAGTTAAAGAAAATAAAACCAAAtagtttcgacgcgaaccgtttcgaactaATTCATAAAATCATACATCTTTTATAAATCCACTTAAAACTTTTGTAAATCAgtttatgtttttaaataaatttactcTAAACCTTGTCTTTGGGAGGAATCTTCCATATGAAGATGGTTTACaaattcaaaaatcaaaattAACAAAGATATATTAATTAGGAGAACCAACCTTTTTTAAGAGTAAAGTAAAACAATCCTCAAAGAAATACAAGCCAACTACAACAGATCTTGAATAGACACATATACAGGAAGTCAAAATTTAAATAGGACATTGTGATAAAAAAAATTGCAGGTTAAATATCATAATGTTGCTATGTAATTGCCATACGAAATGCAAGTATTTTAGTTATTCAAATGTAGTAAACAAAGGTTACCTTGAGAGAAAGAAAATTCTTCGGCTCCGTTGGTTTAGCCAAATCCCATATACAAATTTCACCTTCTTCGGCACCCGATGCAAGAAGGTTTGGTGACAAGGAAGGAAA
The Helianthus annuus cultivar XRQ/B chromosome 6, HanXRQr2.0-SUNRISE, whole genome shotgun sequence genome window above contains:
- the LOC110944908 gene encoding probable trehalose-phosphate phosphatase F codes for the protein MTKIEAATSGRGLDLGVIKVVKDDYGNWKMTVRGLEFPSLSPNLLASGAEEGEICIWDLAKPTEPKNFLSLKLPICVVFFEAIFVFYEQGMEINLFQPAREFIPMINEVFRTLVEVTKDIPGASVENHKFCTSVHYRNFDEKSWPMIAQRVHDILKDYPRLTLTHRRKVLEVRPLIDWDKGKAVEFLLESLGLSNANDVLPIYIGEDRTDEDAFKVLREGNRGYGILVSSVPKESKAFLSLRDTSEVKQFLKSLVRWKEQMSNVGS